A single window of Mangifera indica cultivar Alphonso chromosome 18, CATAS_Mindica_2.1, whole genome shotgun sequence DNA harbors:
- the LOC123202288 gene encoding uncharacterized protein LOC123202288 isoform X1, giving the protein MELDPEVAFRDDEDGPENELLQGQESNKESAVRLVDASLKMFSTSTSTQIFASRCKRKRDATFGDLRFLEECHFKAQVSTRGHRDAMASIRSSLTDRQKEIFQTTCFGKFLQLRDSRFSGVLVHSFILCKVVRANSVKELWFRINGIDVRFSPYEFALVTGLRFNRRSKIQQYLPSLADHRIRETYFAGKTSVTYIDIMHVFERRAWGDNDSDAVKLALLYYLHIGLLGADKRNVIPKEILQLVDHVDKFNTYPWGVHVWQMTYKSICNCIGRLCVEFEPIKNKTPHMQQYSLMGFPLAFQFWIYETLNTLESWVDQISPLARPRMLRWRTRDVPGWNDVRVIFARDGNVNFPLAASSVEKGEDWYRDIIEYMGMSDVRLMSSPSMSSLEPTKSQPPYFVPLTTEPLTKETLVIEPPTVETQTIESSTVEPPSHEAFRSYVDTTIAQWGSLILD; this is encoded by the exons GGACAAGAGTCAAATAAAGAAAGTGCGGTGCGTCTCGTTGATGCTTCGCTCAAAATGTTTTCTACCTCGACTTCAACA cAGATTTTTGCTTCGCGATgcaaaagaaagagagatgcAACATTTGGCGATCTTAGATTTCTTGAGGAATGCCACTTTAAGGCGCAAGTGAGCACTCGTGGCCATCGAGACGCGATGGCTAGTATTAGGTCATCATTGACAGATCGACAAAAGGAAATTTTCCAAACAACatgttttggaaaatttttgCAATTAAGAGATTCACGATTCAGCGGAGTGTTGGTACACTCCTTCATATTGTGCAAGGTGGTGAGGGCAAACTCAGTCAAGGAGTTATGGTTTAGGATTAATGGGATTGACGTTCGATTCAGCCCATATGAGTTCGCTCTTGTGACTGGGCTACGATTTAATAGGCGTTCAAAGATACAACAATATCTTCCCTCTTTGGCCGACCATAGGATTAGAGAGACATACTTCGCTGGTAAGACATCTGTTACATACATTGACATCATGCACGTGTTTGAGCGGAGGGCATGGGGGGACAACGACTCTGATGCTGTGAAGTTAGCATTGCTTTATTATCTTCATATCGGTTTATTAGGGGCTGATAAGAGAAATGTGATCCCTAAGGAGATACTCCAATTAGTAGATCATGtagataaatttaatacatacCCATGGGGAGTACATGTATGGCAAATGACTTACAAATCAATCTGCAATTGTATCGGCCGACTCTGTGTCGAGTTTGAGCCGATCAAGAATAAGACCCCTCATATGCAACAATATAGCCTTATGGGGTTCCCTCTAGCATTTCAA TTTTGGATATACGAAACGCTTAACACCTTAGAGAGTTGGGTGGACCAGATATCACCTTTGGCAAGACCGCGGATGCTGAGGTGGCGGACAAGAGACGTCCCAGGATGGAATGATGTAAGAGTTATTTTTGCTAGAGAT GGTAATGTTAATTTCCCGTTGGCAGCATCTTCAGTCGAGAAGGGCGAAGATTGGTATCGTGACATTATTGAGTACATGGGCATGTCAGATGTTCGGTTGATGTCTTCGCCCTCCATGTCCTCTCTTGAGCCCACAAAATCTCAGCCCCCATATTTTGTGCCCCTAACTACAGAGCCTTTAACAAAAGAGACACTAGTCATTGAGCCCCCAACTGTAGAGACTCAAACAATTGAGTCCTCTACTGTTGAGCCTCCATCACATGAGGCTTTTCGAAGTTATGTAGACACAACCATAGCCCAATGGGGGAGTCTTATATTGGATTGA
- the LOC123202288 gene encoding uncharacterized protein LOC123202288 isoform X4, with amino-acid sequence MELDPEVAFRDDEDGPENELLQGQESNKESAVRLVDASLKMFSTSTSTQIFASRCKRKRDATFGDLRFLEECHFKAQVSTRGHRDAMASIRSSLTDRQKEIFQTTCFGKFLQLRDSRFSGVLVHSFILCKVVRANSVKELWFRINGIDVRFSPYEFALVTGLRFNRRSKIQQYLPSLADHRIRETYFAGKTSVTYIDIMHVFERRAWGDNDSDAVKLALLYYLHIGLLGADKRNVIPKEILQLVDHVDKFNTYPWGVHVWQMTYKSICNCIGRLCVEFEPIKNKTPHMQQYSLMGFPLAFQFWIYETLNTLESWVDQISPLARPRMLRWRTRDVPGWNDVRVIFARDHLQSRRAKIGIVTLLSTWACQMFG; translated from the exons GGACAAGAGTCAAATAAAGAAAGTGCGGTGCGTCTCGTTGATGCTTCGCTCAAAATGTTTTCTACCTCGACTTCAACA cAGATTTTTGCTTCGCGATgcaaaagaaagagagatgcAACATTTGGCGATCTTAGATTTCTTGAGGAATGCCACTTTAAGGCGCAAGTGAGCACTCGTGGCCATCGAGACGCGATGGCTAGTATTAGGTCATCATTGACAGATCGACAAAAGGAAATTTTCCAAACAACatgttttggaaaatttttgCAATTAAGAGATTCACGATTCAGCGGAGTGTTGGTACACTCCTTCATATTGTGCAAGGTGGTGAGGGCAAACTCAGTCAAGGAGTTATGGTTTAGGATTAATGGGATTGACGTTCGATTCAGCCCATATGAGTTCGCTCTTGTGACTGGGCTACGATTTAATAGGCGTTCAAAGATACAACAATATCTTCCCTCTTTGGCCGACCATAGGATTAGAGAGACATACTTCGCTGGTAAGACATCTGTTACATACATTGACATCATGCACGTGTTTGAGCGGAGGGCATGGGGGGACAACGACTCTGATGCTGTGAAGTTAGCATTGCTTTATTATCTTCATATCGGTTTATTAGGGGCTGATAAGAGAAATGTGATCCCTAAGGAGATACTCCAATTAGTAGATCATGtagataaatttaatacatacCCATGGGGAGTACATGTATGGCAAATGACTTACAAATCAATCTGCAATTGTATCGGCCGACTCTGTGTCGAGTTTGAGCCGATCAAGAATAAGACCCCTCATATGCAACAATATAGCCTTATGGGGTTCCCTCTAGCATTTCAA TTTTGGATATACGAAACGCTTAACACCTTAGAGAGTTGGGTGGACCAGATATCACCTTTGGCAAGACCGCGGATGCTGAGGTGGCGGACAAGAGACGTCCCAGGATGGAATGATGTAAGAGTTATTTTTGCTAGAGAT CATCTTCAGTCGAGAAGGGCGAAGATTGGTATCGTGACATTATTGAGTACATGGGCATGTCAGATGTTCGGTTGA
- the LOC123202288 gene encoding uncharacterized protein LOC123202288 isoform X6: MELDPEVAFRDDEDGPENELLQGQESNKESAVRLVDASLKMFSTSTSTQIFASRCKRKRDATFGDLRFLEECHFKAQVSTRGHRDAMASIRSSLTDRQKEIFQTTCFGKFLQLRDSRFSGVLVHSFILCKVVRANSVKELWFRINGIDVRFSPYEFALVTGLRFNRRSKIQQYLPSLADHRIRETYFAGKTSVTYIDIMHVFERRAWGDNDSDAVKLALLYYLHIGLLGADKRNVIPKEILQLVDHVDKFNTYPWGVHVWQMTYKSICNCIGRLCVEFEPIKNKTPHMQQYSLMGFPLAFQFWIYETLNTLESWVDQISPLARPRMLRWRTRDVPGWNDVRVIFARDQAGSRSRR; the protein is encoded by the exons GGACAAGAGTCAAATAAAGAAAGTGCGGTGCGTCTCGTTGATGCTTCGCTCAAAATGTTTTCTACCTCGACTTCAACA cAGATTTTTGCTTCGCGATgcaaaagaaagagagatgcAACATTTGGCGATCTTAGATTTCTTGAGGAATGCCACTTTAAGGCGCAAGTGAGCACTCGTGGCCATCGAGACGCGATGGCTAGTATTAGGTCATCATTGACAGATCGACAAAAGGAAATTTTCCAAACAACatgttttggaaaatttttgCAATTAAGAGATTCACGATTCAGCGGAGTGTTGGTACACTCCTTCATATTGTGCAAGGTGGTGAGGGCAAACTCAGTCAAGGAGTTATGGTTTAGGATTAATGGGATTGACGTTCGATTCAGCCCATATGAGTTCGCTCTTGTGACTGGGCTACGATTTAATAGGCGTTCAAAGATACAACAATATCTTCCCTCTTTGGCCGACCATAGGATTAGAGAGACATACTTCGCTGGTAAGACATCTGTTACATACATTGACATCATGCACGTGTTTGAGCGGAGGGCATGGGGGGACAACGACTCTGATGCTGTGAAGTTAGCATTGCTTTATTATCTTCATATCGGTTTATTAGGGGCTGATAAGAGAAATGTGATCCCTAAGGAGATACTCCAATTAGTAGATCATGtagataaatttaatacatacCCATGGGGAGTACATGTATGGCAAATGACTTACAAATCAATCTGCAATTGTATCGGCCGACTCTGTGTCGAGTTTGAGCCGATCAAGAATAAGACCCCTCATATGCAACAATATAGCCTTATGGGGTTCCCTCTAGCATTTCAA TTTTGGATATACGAAACGCTTAACACCTTAGAGAGTTGGGTGGACCAGATATCACCTTTGGCAAGACCGCGGATGCTGAGGTGGCGGACAAGAGACGTCCCAGGATGGAATGATGTAAGAGTTATTTTTGCTAGAGAT
- the LOC123202288 gene encoding uncharacterized protein LOC123202288 isoform X3: MELDPEVAFRDDEDGPENELLQGQESNKESAVRLVDASLKMFSTSTSTQIFASRCKRKRDATFGDLRFLEECHFKAQVSTRGHRDAMASIRSSLTDRQKEIFQTTCFGKFLQLRDSRFSGVLVHSFILCKVVRANSVKELWFRINGIDVRFSPYEFALVTGLRFNRRSKIQQYLPSLADHRIRETYFAGKTSVTYIDIMHVFERRAWGDNDSDAVKLALLYYLHIGLLGADKRNVIPKEILQLVDHVDKFNTYPWGVHVWQMTYKSICNCIGRLCVEFEPIKNKTPHMQQYSLMGFPLAFQFWIYETLNTLESWVDQISPLARPRMLRWRTRDVPGWNDGNVNFPLAASSVEKGEDWYRDIIEYMGMSDVRLMSSPSMSSLEPTKSQPPYFVPLTTEPLTKETLVIEPPTVETQTIESSTVEPPSHEAFRSYVDTTIAQWGSLILD; this comes from the exons GGACAAGAGTCAAATAAAGAAAGTGCGGTGCGTCTCGTTGATGCTTCGCTCAAAATGTTTTCTACCTCGACTTCAACA cAGATTTTTGCTTCGCGATgcaaaagaaagagagatgcAACATTTGGCGATCTTAGATTTCTTGAGGAATGCCACTTTAAGGCGCAAGTGAGCACTCGTGGCCATCGAGACGCGATGGCTAGTATTAGGTCATCATTGACAGATCGACAAAAGGAAATTTTCCAAACAACatgttttggaaaatttttgCAATTAAGAGATTCACGATTCAGCGGAGTGTTGGTACACTCCTTCATATTGTGCAAGGTGGTGAGGGCAAACTCAGTCAAGGAGTTATGGTTTAGGATTAATGGGATTGACGTTCGATTCAGCCCATATGAGTTCGCTCTTGTGACTGGGCTACGATTTAATAGGCGTTCAAAGATACAACAATATCTTCCCTCTTTGGCCGACCATAGGATTAGAGAGACATACTTCGCTGGTAAGACATCTGTTACATACATTGACATCATGCACGTGTTTGAGCGGAGGGCATGGGGGGACAACGACTCTGATGCTGTGAAGTTAGCATTGCTTTATTATCTTCATATCGGTTTATTAGGGGCTGATAAGAGAAATGTGATCCCTAAGGAGATACTCCAATTAGTAGATCATGtagataaatttaatacatacCCATGGGGAGTACATGTATGGCAAATGACTTACAAATCAATCTGCAATTGTATCGGCCGACTCTGTGTCGAGTTTGAGCCGATCAAGAATAAGACCCCTCATATGCAACAATATAGCCTTATGGGGTTCCCTCTAGCATTTCAA TTTTGGATATACGAAACGCTTAACACCTTAGAGAGTTGGGTGGACCAGATATCACCTTTGGCAAGACCGCGGATGCTGAGGTGGCGGACAAGAGACGTCCCAGGATGGAATGAT GGTAATGTTAATTTCCCGTTGGCAGCATCTTCAGTCGAGAAGGGCGAAGATTGGTATCGTGACATTATTGAGTACATGGGCATGTCAGATGTTCGGTTGATGTCTTCGCCCTCCATGTCCTCTCTTGAGCCCACAAAATCTCAGCCCCCATATTTTGTGCCCCTAACTACAGAGCCTTTAACAAAAGAGACACTAGTCATTGAGCCCCCAACTGTAGAGACTCAAACAATTGAGTCCTCTACTGTTGAGCCTCCATCACATGAGGCTTTTCGAAGTTATGTAGACACAACCATAGCCCAATGGGGGAGTCTTATATTGGATTGA
- the LOC123202288 gene encoding uncharacterized protein LOC123202288 isoform X2, which translates to MELDPEVAFRDDEDGPENELLQGQESNKESAVRLVDASLKMFSTSTSTIFASRCKRKRDATFGDLRFLEECHFKAQVSTRGHRDAMASIRSSLTDRQKEIFQTTCFGKFLQLRDSRFSGVLVHSFILCKVVRANSVKELWFRINGIDVRFSPYEFALVTGLRFNRRSKIQQYLPSLADHRIRETYFAGKTSVTYIDIMHVFERRAWGDNDSDAVKLALLYYLHIGLLGADKRNVIPKEILQLVDHVDKFNTYPWGVHVWQMTYKSICNCIGRLCVEFEPIKNKTPHMQQYSLMGFPLAFQFWIYETLNTLESWVDQISPLARPRMLRWRTRDVPGWNDVRVIFARDGNVNFPLAASSVEKGEDWYRDIIEYMGMSDVRLMSSPSMSSLEPTKSQPPYFVPLTTEPLTKETLVIEPPTVETQTIESSTVEPPSHEAFRSYVDTTIAQWGSLILD; encoded by the exons GGACAAGAGTCAAATAAAGAAAGTGCGGTGCGTCTCGTTGATGCTTCGCTCAAAATGTTTTCTACCTCGACTTCAACA ATTTTTGCTTCGCGATgcaaaagaaagagagatgcAACATTTGGCGATCTTAGATTTCTTGAGGAATGCCACTTTAAGGCGCAAGTGAGCACTCGTGGCCATCGAGACGCGATGGCTAGTATTAGGTCATCATTGACAGATCGACAAAAGGAAATTTTCCAAACAACatgttttggaaaatttttgCAATTAAGAGATTCACGATTCAGCGGAGTGTTGGTACACTCCTTCATATTGTGCAAGGTGGTGAGGGCAAACTCAGTCAAGGAGTTATGGTTTAGGATTAATGGGATTGACGTTCGATTCAGCCCATATGAGTTCGCTCTTGTGACTGGGCTACGATTTAATAGGCGTTCAAAGATACAACAATATCTTCCCTCTTTGGCCGACCATAGGATTAGAGAGACATACTTCGCTGGTAAGACATCTGTTACATACATTGACATCATGCACGTGTTTGAGCGGAGGGCATGGGGGGACAACGACTCTGATGCTGTGAAGTTAGCATTGCTTTATTATCTTCATATCGGTTTATTAGGGGCTGATAAGAGAAATGTGATCCCTAAGGAGATACTCCAATTAGTAGATCATGtagataaatttaatacatacCCATGGGGAGTACATGTATGGCAAATGACTTACAAATCAATCTGCAATTGTATCGGCCGACTCTGTGTCGAGTTTGAGCCGATCAAGAATAAGACCCCTCATATGCAACAATATAGCCTTATGGGGTTCCCTCTAGCATTTCAA TTTTGGATATACGAAACGCTTAACACCTTAGAGAGTTGGGTGGACCAGATATCACCTTTGGCAAGACCGCGGATGCTGAGGTGGCGGACAAGAGACGTCCCAGGATGGAATGATGTAAGAGTTATTTTTGCTAGAGAT GGTAATGTTAATTTCCCGTTGGCAGCATCTTCAGTCGAGAAGGGCGAAGATTGGTATCGTGACATTATTGAGTACATGGGCATGTCAGATGTTCGGTTGATGTCTTCGCCCTCCATGTCCTCTCTTGAGCCCACAAAATCTCAGCCCCCATATTTTGTGCCCCTAACTACAGAGCCTTTAACAAAAGAGACACTAGTCATTGAGCCCCCAACTGTAGAGACTCAAACAATTGAGTCCTCTACTGTTGAGCCTCCATCACATGAGGCTTTTCGAAGTTATGTAGACACAACCATAGCCCAATGGGGGAGTCTTATATTGGATTGA